From the genome of Virgibacillus proomii, one region includes:
- a CDS encoding PTS sugar transporter subunit IIB yields MYILSVCGMGFGTSLMLLMDIQAMAKESGYEVKGEATDLGSAKGKSCDFMVASSEIAAELSGEGVPIVAIDNLLDKEEIKAKVLPMIKKMDKER; encoded by the coding sequence ATGTATATATTAAGTGTTTGCGGGATGGGGTTTGGAACAAGTTTGATGCTTTTAATGGATATTCAAGCTATGGCAAAAGAAAGCGGTTACGAAGTTAAAGGTGAGGCTACTGACCTTGGCAGTGCGAAAGGGAAAAGCTGTGACTTTATGGTTGCTTCCAGTGAAATAGCTGCTGAATTATCAGGGGAAGGGGTGCCGATCGTTGCGATAGATAACTTACTGGATAAGGAAGAAATTAAAGCCAAAGTTCTACCCATGATTAAAAAAATGGATAAGGAGAGATAA